The following coding sequences lie in one Thermoanaerobacter uzonensis DSM 18761 genomic window:
- the leuB gene encoding 3-isopropylmalate dehydrogenase, producing the protein MFKIAVLPGDGIGPEVIEEGLKVLSAIEDKYKLKFDVKKYPFGGDAIDKYGVPYPEETKNACLSSDAVLLGAVGGPKWDDLEGDKRPEAGLLALRKSLGVYANLRPAVLYPPLKEASPLKNELLQEVLDILVVRELTGGIYFGPRGTVAIDYGFKAYDTEVYQTSEIERIAVIAFEAALKRKKKVTSVDKANILDSSRLWRKTVEEISKRYPDVELNHMYVDNCAMQLIKNPSQFDVILTSNMFGDILSDEASQLTGSIGMLPSASLREDKVGLYEPIHGSAPDIAGTKKANPLATILSVAMMLEYSFDLIDAANDIKDAVNKVLEAGYRTLDLGKGIILNTQEMGDKVVEYVKG; encoded by the coding sequence TTGTTTAAAATTGCTGTTTTGCCTGGAGATGGAATTGGACCTGAAGTCATAGAAGAAGGGTTAAAAGTTTTGTCTGCTATAGAAGACAAGTACAAACTTAAATTTGATGTAAAAAAGTATCCATTTGGGGGAGATGCTATAGATAAATATGGTGTTCCCTATCCGGAGGAGACAAAAAATGCATGTCTTTCTAGCGATGCTGTTCTTTTGGGAGCAGTAGGGGGACCTAAATGGGATGACCTTGAGGGGGATAAAAGGCCAGAGGCGGGTCTTCTGGCTTTGAGAAAAAGCCTAGGGGTTTATGCAAATCTAAGACCTGCTGTTCTTTATCCTCCTTTAAAAGAAGCTTCTCCTTTAAAAAACGAATTATTACAAGAGGTGTTAGATATTCTTGTGGTAAGAGAACTTACTGGTGGTATTTATTTTGGACCGAGAGGAACAGTTGCTATAGATTATGGTTTTAAGGCTTATGATACAGAAGTGTACCAGACTTCAGAGATAGAAAGGATAGCAGTTATTGCTTTTGAAGCGGCTTTAAAGAGGAAAAAGAAAGTCACTTCTGTAGACAAGGCAAACATTTTGGATTCTTCAAGATTGTGGAGAAAAACGGTAGAAGAAATAAGTAAGAGATATCCTGATGTTGAGTTAAACCATATGTATGTAGATAATTGTGCTATGCAACTAATTAAAAATCCTTCTCAATTTGATGTAATTCTCACTTCCAATATGTTTGGCGATATATTAAGTGACGAGGCTTCCCAACTTACAGGTTCTATAGGTATGCTTCCCTCTGCTAGCTTAAGAGAAGATAAAGTAGGACTTTATGAACCTATACATGGTTCAGCTCCAGATATTGCTGGAACAAAAAAAGCAAATCCTTTAGCTACAATACTGTCAGTTGCTATGATGCTGGAATATTCTTTTGACCTTATAGATGCTGCTAATGACATAAAGGATGCAGTAAATAAAGTTTTAGAGGCAGGTTATAGGACTTTAGATTTAGGAAAGGGAATAATTTTAAATACTCAGGAGATGGGAGATAAAGTGGTAGAGTATGTAAAGGGGTGA
- the ilvD gene encoding dihydroxy-acid dehydratase yields the protein MISDSIKKGVEKAPHRSLLYALGLTDEEIKRPIIGVANSKNEIIPGHIHLDKIAEAVKAGIRMAGGTPIEFSTIGVCDGIAMNHKGMKYSLGSRELIADSIEIMAMAHGFDGLVLIPNCDKIVPGMLMAAARLNIPAIVVSGGPMLAGKCNGDTCDLSSVFEAVGAHKVGKITEEDLYRIELNACPTCGSCSGMFTANTMNCLTEALGIGLPGNGTIPAVYSERIRLAKQAGIKIMELVERGIKPSNILTKEAFINAFSIDMALGGSTNTVLHLKAIAHEAGVDIPLNEINEISARVPNLCKLSPAGKYHIEDLYFAGGISAVLKELTKANLINIEALTVTGKTLGENIKDAKVLNHDVIRPIDNPYSSTGGLAILYGNIAREGAVVKASAVAKEMLRHEGPAKVFNSEEEAIAAIYGGKIQKGDVVVIRYEGPKGGPGMREMLSPTSALAGMGLDKEVALITDGRFSGATRGASIGHVSPEAMEGGEIAIIEDGDIIEIDIPARKINVKLTDEEIKERMKRWVRPELKIKNGYMARYAEQVTSANTGAVFKGGGI from the coding sequence TTGATAAGCGATAGCATAAAAAAAGGAGTTGAAAAGGCGCCGCATAGGTCACTTTTATATGCTTTAGGCCTTACAGATGAAGAAATAAAAAGGCCGATTATTGGTGTGGCAAATTCAAAAAACGAAATTATACCAGGACATATTCACCTTGACAAAATAGCTGAAGCTGTAAAAGCAGGCATCAGAATGGCAGGAGGAACTCCTATAGAGTTTTCCACTATTGGTGTTTGTGATGGCATTGCCATGAACCATAAAGGTATGAAATACTCTTTAGGGAGTAGAGAACTTATTGCAGATAGCATTGAAATCATGGCAATGGCCCATGGTTTTGACGGGCTTGTGCTTATACCTAATTGCGACAAAATAGTGCCAGGAATGCTTATGGCAGCAGCACGACTTAATATTCCTGCAATAGTTGTAAGCGGAGGCCCAATGCTTGCAGGAAAGTGTAATGGAGATACCTGTGATTTGAGCAGTGTTTTTGAAGCGGTAGGGGCTCACAAGGTTGGTAAAATCACTGAGGAAGACCTCTACAGAATAGAGCTTAACGCTTGCCCTACCTGTGGTTCCTGCTCTGGTATGTTTACCGCAAATACTATGAATTGCTTGACAGAAGCTTTAGGAATTGGACTTCCAGGAAATGGCACAATTCCAGCTGTTTATTCTGAAAGGATAAGACTTGCAAAACAAGCTGGAATAAAAATCATGGAGCTTGTAGAGAGAGGAATTAAGCCTTCCAATATACTTACAAAAGAGGCATTTATAAACGCCTTTAGTATAGACATGGCTTTAGGTGGTTCTACAAATACAGTATTGCACTTAAAAGCTATAGCTCATGAGGCAGGCGTAGATATACCTTTAAATGAGATTAATGAGATTAGTGCAAGAGTACCTAATTTATGTAAATTAAGTCCTGCAGGGAAATACCACATAGAGGACCTTTATTTTGCAGGCGGAATTTCAGCTGTTTTAAAAGAGCTGACGAAAGCTAATCTTATAAATATTGAAGCATTAACAGTTACAGGAAAGACATTAGGAGAGAATATAAAAGACGCTAAAGTTTTAAATCATGATGTGATAAGGCCAATAGACAACCCTTACAGCAGTACTGGAGGTCTTGCGATACTGTACGGGAACATTGCAAGAGAAGGAGCTGTTGTAAAAGCATCTGCTGTCGCAAAAGAGATGTTAAGACATGAAGGACCAGCAAAGGTATTTAATTCTGAAGAAGAAGCCATAGCTGCAATATATGGAGGAAAAATACAAAAAGGCGATGTGGTAGTAATAAGATACGAAGGTCCAAAAGGTGGGCCGGGAATGAGAGAAATGTTAAGTCCTACTTCAGCTCTTGCGGGTATGGGACTTGACAAAGAGGTCGCTCTTATAACAGACGGTAGATTTTCAGGTGCAACAAGAGGAGCTTCCATAGGACATGTCTCTCCGGAAGCTATGGAAGGAGGAGAAATAGCGATTATTGAAGATGGGGATATTATTGAAATTGATATTCCCGCAAGAAAAATTAATGTGAAATTAACTGATGAGGAGATTAAAGAAAGAATGAAAAGATGGGTAAGGCCTGAACTAAAGATAAAAAATGGTTATATGGCAAGATATGCAGAACAGGTGACTTCTGCAAATACAGGTGCGGTTTTTAAGGGGGGAGGTATATGA
- the ilvB gene encoding biosynthetic-type acetolactate synthase large subunit, whose product MKLKGAQVVIEVLKEMGVDTIFGIPGGAVIPIYDALYDSDIRHILATHEQMAAHMADGYARVTGRVGVCFATSGPGSTNLVTGIANAYMDSVPVVAITGQVPTNLIGKDAFQEVDITGITMPITKHNFIVKSPDKLADTIRQAFAIAKSGRPGPVLVDIPKDIQNADIEYVKEMGDSINIKSNVNGIVSQKELDKAIEFILKSRKPVIFAGGGVIWGEASEELIEFAEKTNIPVATSLMGLGCFPEDHPLSLGLIGMHGSRFANLAVYKSDLVIAIGTRFSDRVAGKAGGLAPNAKIIHIDIDPAELGKNVEVEVAVIGKVKEVLKLLTNKLPFIERKEWLEEISFLREKHGLKYKNDEVLRPQWIVEKIQQLSNDDLIIATEVGQNQMWAAQYYKFKQPRTFVTSGGLGTMGFGLPAAIGAQVGKPDKRVVNIAGDGSLRMNIHALETAAVYNIPVITVLLNNQTLGMVRQWQNLLYDKRFSHTDLNANLNFAKLANDFGVEGIRITTKEEFEKAFRKAYSENRPFMIECIIDKDEMVLPFIPAGGTVENTIG is encoded by the coding sequence ATGAAGTTAAAAGGAGCGCAAGTAGTTATAGAAGTTTTAAAAGAGATGGGCGTTGATACTATATTTGGCATACCAGGAGGAGCAGTTATTCCCATTTATGATGCTCTTTATGACTCTGATATAAGGCATATTTTAGCTACTCACGAGCAAATGGCAGCTCATATGGCAGATGGTTACGCAAGAGTTACGGGAAGAGTTGGGGTTTGCTTTGCTACCTCTGGCCCCGGTTCTACCAATCTTGTAACGGGTATAGCTAATGCTTATATGGATTCAGTACCTGTTGTGGCGATAACAGGACAGGTTCCTACAAATCTTATAGGAAAGGACGCTTTTCAAGAGGTTGACATAACAGGAATTACCATGCCTATAACTAAACACAACTTTATTGTAAAGTCTCCTGATAAATTAGCAGATACAATAAGGCAGGCATTTGCAATAGCCAAAAGTGGAAGGCCTGGTCCTGTGTTAGTTGATATTCCAAAAGATATACAGAATGCTGATATAGAATATGTTAAGGAAATGGGAGATAGTATTAATATAAAAAGCAATGTCAATGGAATAGTTTCGCAAAAAGAGTTAGACAAAGCCATTGAATTCATTTTGAAAAGTAGAAAACCTGTAATATTTGCAGGAGGAGGAGTGATTTGGGGAGAAGCATCAGAGGAACTTATAGAATTTGCAGAGAAGACCAATATACCTGTTGCTACTTCTTTAATGGGGTTAGGATGCTTTCCAGAAGACCATCCTTTGTCATTAGGTCTTATTGGCATGCATGGAAGCAGATTTGCAAATTTGGCTGTGTATAAATCAGACCTTGTGATAGCAATAGGGACAAGATTTAGCGACAGAGTCGCTGGCAAAGCAGGAGGACTTGCTCCAAATGCTAAAATAATCCATATTGATATTGACCCTGCAGAATTAGGGAAAAACGTGGAAGTGGAGGTAGCAGTTATAGGCAAAGTAAAAGAAGTATTGAAACTTTTAACGAATAAACTTCCATTCATTGAGAGAAAAGAATGGTTAGAGGAAATTTCTTTCTTGAGAGAAAAGCACGGATTAAAGTATAAAAACGATGAAGTTTTGAGGCCTCAGTGGATAGTAGAAAAAATTCAACAGCTTTCAAACGATGACCTTATAATAGCCACTGAAGTGGGACAAAATCAAATGTGGGCTGCGCAGTATTATAAATTTAAACAGCCCAGGACTTTTGTTACCTCAGGAGGACTAGGGACAATGGGCTTTGGGCTTCCTGCTGCAATAGGTGCACAAGTGGGAAAGCCAGATAAAAGAGTTGTAAACATTGCAGGTGATGGAAGTTTAAGAATGAATATACATGCCTTAGAAACAGCTGCTGTATATAATATTCCGGTTATAACGGTACTACTCAACAACCAAACTTTAGGAATGGTAAGACAGTGGCAAAATCTTTTGTATGACAAGAGATTTTCTCACACAGATTTGAATGCAAATTTGAATTTTGCTAAGCTTGCAAATGACTTTGGAGTAGAAGGAATAAGAATTACAACAAAGGAAGAATTCGAAAAAGCTTTTAGAAAAGCCTATAGCGAAAATAGACCTTTTATGATAGAATGTATTATAGATAAAGATGAAATGGTGCTTCCTTTTATTCCTGCAGGTGGTACTGTTGAAAATACAATTGGATAA
- the ribD gene encoding bifunctional diaminohydroxyphosphoribosylaminopyrimidine deaminase/5-amino-6-(5-phosphoribosylamino)uracil reductase RibD: protein MEEYMKRALKLAEKGWGYTNPNPLVGAVIVKNGKIVGEGYHEYFGGPHAEVNALKNAVEDVKGSTMFVTLEPCSHYGKTPPCVEEIIKSGIKRVYIAMEDPNPKVSGNGIKRLKEAGIEVHVGMMEKEARKLNEIFVKYITTKFPFVILKSAMSIDGKIACYNGISKWITNEKSRKFAHKIRGRVSAIMVGINTVIKDNPMLTTRLEGYKNPVRIIVDSRGRIPLDSNVIRDKTAKTIIATTELMLNNVRKKLEDMDIEVIILKNDSGKVPLKELMIKLGERGIDSVLIEGGGTLNWSLFKEGIVDKVMFFISPRIIGGKNALTPVEGTGFSDIGNSIELKDVEIDRIDDDILITAYVRK, encoded by the coding sequence TTGGAAGAATATATGAAAAGGGCTTTAAAACTGGCTGAAAAAGGATGGGGATACACAAACCCTAATCCACTTGTGGGTGCTGTAATAGTTAAAAATGGAAAAATAGTAGGTGAGGGTTATCATGAATATTTTGGAGGTCCCCATGCTGAAGTAAATGCATTAAAAAATGCAGTTGAAGATGTCAAAGGTTCTACTATGTTTGTAACACTTGAACCTTGCAGCCATTATGGCAAAACACCACCTTGTGTTGAAGAAATAATTAAATCTGGCATTAAGAGAGTGTATATAGCGATGGAAGACCCAAATCCTAAAGTTAGCGGAAATGGTATAAAAAGGTTAAAAGAGGCGGGAATAGAAGTACATGTGGGGATGATGGAGAAAGAAGCGAGGAAACTCAACGAAATATTTGTTAAATATATTACGACAAAATTTCCCTTTGTGATATTAAAATCTGCTATGAGTATTGATGGTAAGATTGCTTGTTATAATGGAATTTCTAAATGGATTACAAATGAGAAATCAAGAAAATTTGCTCATAAAATAAGAGGACGTGTATCCGCGATTATGGTTGGGATAAATACAGTAATTAAGGATAACCCAATGCTTACAACAAGGTTGGAGGGGTATAAAAATCCTGTAAGGATTATTGTGGATAGTAGAGGTAGAATTCCACTTGACTCAAATGTAATAAGAGACAAAACGGCAAAAACGATAATTGCTACAACAGAACTTATGCTAAACAATGTGAGAAAGAAGCTTGAAGATATGGATATTGAAGTTATTATATTAAAGAACGACAGTGGAAAAGTACCTTTAAAAGAGCTAATGATAAAACTTGGAGAGAGGGGGATTGATAGTGTATTGATTGAAGGCGGTGGGACATTAAATTGGTCTTTATTTAAAGAGGGAATTGTTGATAAAGTTATGTTTTTTATATCACCTAGAATAATAGGAGGGAAAAATGCTTTAACACCTGTAGAAGGTACAGGTTTTTCGGATATAGGAAATTCAATAGAATTAAAAGATGTGGAGATTGATAGAATAGATGATGATATACTAATAACAGCATATGTAAGAAAGTAG
- a CDS encoding riboflavin synthase: MFTGIIEETGTVKNIIHGTFTKIVIKCSKVLEGTKIGDSIAVNGVCLTVTNMSNESFAADVMPETMRASNLKDLKIGSIVNLERALQVGRRMGGHIVTGHIDCVGKIIDKRQEKNAFIFKIAINEKFAKYIVRKGSIAVDGISLTVVEDGYDSFAISVIPHTMLKTTLGYKRVGDSVNIEVDILSKYVEKLIGKKDIKDLLKENGFI, translated from the coding sequence ATGTTTACTGGAATTATAGAAGAAACAGGAACTGTTAAAAATATTATACATGGTACTTTTACAAAAATTGTTATTAAATGTAGCAAAGTCCTTGAGGGAACAAAAATAGGTGATAGTATAGCAGTTAACGGTGTATGTTTAACTGTTACTAATATGTCAAACGAAAGTTTTGCAGCTGACGTTATGCCTGAAACCATGAGAGCAAGCAATTTAAAAGATTTAAAAATTGGAAGCATTGTCAATCTTGAAAGAGCACTTCAAGTTGGAAGGAGAATGGGTGGGCATATCGTAACTGGTCATATAGATTGCGTTGGAAAAATCATAGACAAAAGGCAGGAAAAAAATGCTTTTATATTTAAGATAGCTATAAATGAGAAATTTGCAAAATACATTGTGCGGAAGGGAAGTATTGCGGTTGATGGTATAAGTTTAACGGTTGTTGAGGATGGATATGATTCTTTTGCTATTTCAGTTATTCCACATACAATGCTTAAGACCACATTGGGTTATAAAAGGGTAGGAGATAGTGTAAATATCGAAGTTGATATACTTTCTAAATATGTAGAAAAACTAATAGGAAAAAAGGATATAAAAGATTTATTAAAAGAAAATGGATTTATATAG